The Hordeum vulgare subsp. vulgare chromosome 7H, MorexV3_pseudomolecules_assembly, whole genome shotgun sequence DNA window TTATCCTTTAGCCAGGATACTTTAACTCGTTGTCGCTGTTTAATTTTAAGCAAGACTGCCAGGCCTAGACATCTTGATTTTAGGGTTAATCTGACTGCACTTTCATGTATTGTGTCGTGAGAAGTTGCATCTGGAAGTTTCCAATTCTAGCCTTATTCCAAACCGACAGTGCCCGTGCGACCGTTCCAGGCTGTTGCAACCTCCTCTTCAAAACCCCGAACGAACTGTCAGAACAGTTCGAACTGAAACCGCCTTTGCTTTCTTAGCATCCTATCATTGTCAAGGAGCAGCGGGCAGTGACCTGACATGGACGAGGAATACGGAAGCAACTTGGCATTCCGAAATGTTAGCTCCCAGTCGACAATACAAAACGCACGATCGAGCCGCACAAGCGTTGGCGGTGATTGTTCGTTAGACCAAGTGTACCTCCTTCCCACCAATCTAATCTCCTTGAGAGTGGATACGTTCAAGGCATGCCGAAAACGGAGCATCCAACGCCTATCCAAGTTCGAGTTGTTTTTATCTGTCGCTGAGGTGATGAGGTTAAAGTCACCAAGTACAAGCCATGGTGTGCAGATAGTGCGGGCAATTTCTTGAAGCTCGTGGAGGAAGTTTGCCCTCCTCGCATCATCATGTGGCCCGTAAACAATGGTGATTGTCCACGGACATCCATTGAGTGGTGCCACCATAGCAGAGATGAAGAGCTCACGCATTGCAACATCTGACATGATGTACTGTGGTGTATCTTAAAGTAAGATCAGATCATCTAGTTAGTTTAACGTTAGTCATGAGCTTAGTGTAAAAAAACGTAGTcatgagctagaaactaactctaacctctaataGTCAGAGTATCAAAGAGGACTCTAACCTCTAATGGTCAGAGTATCCAAAGAGGACCGAGAATGTATATGATTGTACTTGGACAAGATAGATAAAACAAATTGTTCTTAGAATTGGCTTGATTACACGAGAAGGAATTATTGAGTGATATTGTCCATGCGTGCACGTACAGAGCCTGAAATTATGCAAGGGAATAAATAAATCGAAGGTCCCAAATTTAAAATTGCACGCCAACTGAAAATCCTGCAAGGAACCCTGATGGATCACATGGGGTTCAGTAACCAACAGCTCGAAACAGCTCGAACTAACTAAAAGAAAGAGAATTACGTACGATCAAAGCAAATGTATATCAtcataaatactccctccgttcctaaatataaggccttatagagatttcactatagactacatagtgagcaaaatgaataaatctatactttaaaatatgtctatatatattcgtatgtagtccatagtgcaatctctacaaggtcttatatttagaaacaaaggGAGTACTACTGTAGGCTCTAACCAACGACACTCGTGAGAAATGCCACGAGAATCGAACTGTTGCTACTACCGGATTTAATTTCTTCAGGGAATCGGGCCATCTCATCAAAGTACTAGTATATGGTTCCAGTAAACAAAACAACCGCCAGAGAAATTCTACTCGTACGTAAGATGGAGCAGCAGCAAGTCACAGATTGCATCAGAACCCCCTCGTGAATTCTTCATGGCTCCGTCGAGCAGTAGCGAAGCAGAGCAAGAAAGGCCTTGGACTCCCCAACTGAACACCTCTCAAGATTTGCTTGCGCATCCGCACCAGCGCTACACCGAGTTTATGTACACCGTCACGCCTGTGTTCTCGACGTCGGCGCTGCCTGCACAGGCACCCCCGTTCGCCCGTTACGAGACCGCAATCTACCGAGACGCAAATCGACGGAACTACCACATCCACatgcccggcccggcccggccacGTAAGCTATACAAGTCAGAACACCGACGAGAagtccgacgacgacgacgacgaggagcccGACTCCGGCGGAGGCGTTGGCGTCGGTTGGTGGAGCTTCTTGAAGTAATCCCTCACGTCGAAGCCCTGGCCTTCGACTGCGTTGTCCTCCGCTGGCGGCGGGATGTAGGGCGGGCGGGACACCTCGGCGAGCATGTCCCACGCCATCCCGGCGAAGAACGGGTGCGCCCGGATCTCGTCGGCGCCGCCTGCGTACCCTAGCCGCCTCGCGGGATCCCGCTGCAGCAGCCGCGAGATGAGGTCGGTCAGCTCCGGCATCCGGCGCTGGGTGTCCCCCGGGAACTCGACCTCCTTGTGCAGCACGTTCCGGAACGTCTCCTTGCGGTTCTTGCCCTTGAACGGCGTGCGGCCGAACGCCATCTCGTAGACGAGCACGCCCACCGCCCACCAGTCCACGGCGAACCCGTGGCCGTCGCCGCTCACCACCTCCGGCGCCACGTACTCTTCCGTGCCGACGAACGAGTACGACCTGCCCCACGCCGCGCCGGAGCATGCGGCCTTCCGGCTCACGGGGGACACGCGCGCCGACTTGGTCTTCTTGGGCAGCTCGGGGGCGGCGCCGTTGCTTCGCATCAAGAAACGAACCAGGTTCTGAAGCTGCTGCTTCGGCGTCGACGCGGCCGCGGGCACGGGCTCGCGCTCGCGCTTGGTGGGGTGGCCACCAGCGGAGGCGCGCGTCCGGCGGTGGCCGCGGTGGAACACGGGCTGCACCTGAGGAGGAGGCGACGTTGACGGGGAGGAGGTAGAGACCGGCAGGAGGCGCGAGAGGTCGAAGTCGGTGAGGGTAACATGGCCGTCGGCTCGGAGGAGCACGTTTTCTGGCTTGAGGTCGCGGTACACGATGCCGGAGGCGTGGAGGTCGGCGAGCGCGGACACGGTCTCGGCGATGTAGAAGCGTATGGCGGCCGGGGAGAAGACACGGTCAGCTAGGGAGTAGCGGAGCTCGTTCAGGTCACCACCGGGGCAATAAGGGACGGCCCAGGCGAGGAGGTCGGGCGTCTCGGCGGTGCCGAGGAGGGACGGGAGGTGCGGGTGCGCGAGGCGGGAGAGCAGGTTCACCTCCCACCGCGCGCGGCGGTCGGCGTCGGGCTTGGTCGGCCCGGCGGAGCGCTTGTCGAAGACCTTGAGGGCGTACCGGCCGCAGCCGGGCCGCGCCGGGTCGGCCTCGACGAGGAAGACGGTGCCCATGGCGCCTCGGCCGAGAACGCGCAGAGCGCGCGCACGGTCGAGGTCGACCTCCATGGGCATGGGCTGCACGGGCGGGGGCGCGCGCGTGTTTGTACGCCGTGGAGTTTGGGCTCTCCCAAGAATAGGGAGCGCGCGTGGAATGGTGAGAGAGGCGAGGAGGGTTTGGAGGCGAGATATAAGAGGAGCGCTGCGCAACGGCAAGAGAGAGATGGGACGGAAAAGGGTCTCACTGCACTGCCCTGCCCTGCTTGAATCGTCCTCTCTTCTAGTAGTACTTATTTGTTAAAATGGTAATTGTTCTATTTTTTGCACACACACTTTATCTATATATAAACACATCAAAAGACTAAGCCTGCGCATTATTTTGGAACTGATGAAGTCATCATAAACGTTTTTTAATCAACAAGACGTCTCCTTTCACTAAACACAAATAGTCACGAGGCTTGAAATAAATCTAAAAAAAATGAGACTACCAATTCCAAGTCTATGATATGAACCCTCAT harbors:
- the LOC123410854 gene encoding serine/threonine-protein kinase UCN-like gives rise to the protein MPMEVDLDRARALRVLGRGAMGTVFLVEADPARPGCGRYALKVFDKRSAGPTKPDADRRARWEVNLLSRLAHPHLPSLLGTAETPDLLAWAVPYCPGGDLNELRYSLADRVFSPAAIRFYIAETVSALADLHASGIVYRDLKPENVLLRADGHVTLTDFDLSRLLPVSTSSPSTSPPPQVQPVFHRGHRRTRASAGGHPTKREREPVPAAASTPKQQLQNLVRFLMRSNGAAPELPKKTKSARVSPVSRKAACSGAAWGRSYSFVGTEEYVAPEVVSGDGHGFAVDWWAVGVLVYEMAFGRTPFKGKNRKETFRNVLHKEVEFPGDTQRRMPELTDLISRLLQRDPARRLGYAGGADEIRAHPFFAGMAWDMLAEVSRPPYIPPPAEDNAVEGQGFDVRDYFKKLHQPTPTPPPESGSSSSSSSDFSSVF